A single window of Oxyura jamaicensis isolate SHBP4307 breed ruddy duck chromosome 3, BPBGC_Ojam_1.0, whole genome shotgun sequence DNA harbors:
- the LRATD1 gene encoding protein LRATD1, which produces MGNQLDRITHLNYSELPTGDPSGIEKDELRVGVAYFFSDEEEDLDERGQPDKYSVKGSGSPGQETPTHHLHHQLVLNETQFSAFRGQECIFSKVSSGPQAGDLSVYSVSALPALCKPGDLLELLYLGPSEHRPPHWAVYVGSGQIIHLHQGQIRQDSLYEAAAGNVGRVVNSWYRFRPLVAELVVQNACGHLGLKSDEICWTNSESFAAWCRFGKREFKAGGELQAAAGTQHQQQYYLKIHLAENKVHTVRFHSLEDLIREKRRIDASGKLRVIKDLAIVDEKE; this is translated from the coding sequence ATGGGAAATCAACTGGATCGCATCACCCACCTGAATTACAGCGAGCTGCCGACCGGGGACCCCTCGGGGATCGAGAAAGACGAGCTGCGCGTCGGGGTGGCTTACTTCTTTTCGGATGAGGAGGAGGACCTGGACGAGCGAGGCCAGCCAGACAAGTACAGCGTGAAGGGCTCCGGCAGCCCTGGCCAGGAGACGCCCAcccaccacctccaccaccagCTGGTGCTGAACGAGACCCAGTTCTCCGCTTTCCGCGGCCAGGAATGCATCTTCTCCAAGGTCAGCAGCGGCCCCCAGGCTGGGGACCTCAGCGTCTACTCGGTGTCAGCGCTGCCTGCCCTCTGCAAGCCGGGGgacctgctggagctgctgtaCCTGGGGCCGTCGGAGCATCGCCCGCCGCACTGGGCAGTGTACGTGGGCAGCGGGCAGATCATCCACCTGCACCAGGGGCAGATCCGCCAGGACAGCTTGTACGAGGCGGCCGCGGGCAACGTGGGCCGGGTGGTGAATAGCTGGTACCGCTTTCGCCCGCTGGTGGCTGAGCTGGTGGTGCAAAACGCCTGCGGGCACCTGGGCTTAAAAAGCGACGAGATTTGCTGGACTAACTCCGAGAGCTTCGCCGCCTGGTGCCGCTTCGGGAAAAGGGAGTTCAAAgctgggggggagctgcaggctgctgccggCACCCAGCACCAGCAACAATACTATCTCAAGATCCACTTGGCAGAGAACAAGGTGCACACTGTGAGGTTCCACAGCCTGGAGGATCTAATACGTGAGAAGCGCAGGATCGATGCCAGTGGCAAACTGAGGGTGATCAAAGACCTGGCTATAGTGGATGAGAAAGAATAG